One Dictyostelium discoideum AX4 chromosome 3 chromosome, whole genome shotgun sequence genomic region harbors:
- the rdiB gene encoding rho GDP-dissociation inhibitor-like protein translates to MINHNIISFKKFEAIFEQRPGGLELNMPIEIGSNNVDLTSKPFNIKGGSHYKVKIGYMASEPITDLICQIHTFRKSTPYGRDTQKVGDICANTNDLEFDFPKFGWEQASTQSSSMGDYTIKMYFKGNGNQDLATFFYSFNVAPDWENALPIN, encoded by the coding sequence atgataaatcataatattattagttttaaaaaatttgaagcTATTTTTGAACAACGTCCAGGTGGTTTAGAACTTAATATGCCAATAGAAATTGGTAGTAATAATGTTGATTTAACATCAAAACCATTCAATATTAAAGGTGGATCACATTACAAGGTTAAAATTGGTTATATGGCAAGTGAACCAATCACAGATTTAATTTGCCAAATTCATACATTTAGAAAATCCACACCATACGGAAGAGATACTCAAAAAGTTGGTGACATTTGTGCAAATACAAATGACTTGGAATTTGATTTCCCAAAATTTGGTTGGGAGCAAGCTTCAACTCAATCATCGTCAATGGGTGATTACACAATTAAAATGTATTTCAAAGGTAATGGAAATCAAGATCTTGCAACTttcttttattcttttaatgtTGCTCCAGATTGGGAAAATGCTTTaccaataaattaa
- the sgtA gene encoding tetratricopeptide-like helical domain-containing protein (Similar to TPR) has product MASNKQKLAVSILNFLKVSMKEDAENAESLQVAVECIRDVFGVDENDSTLQVSAPLSEIFDKFIGENNTNTTTTTTTTTTKLSKEELLNQTYSEIPYELLESFKQFITILEQKGAFANEDSCETVIKATKQKFMESKAGEVKAIAEKLKNEGNAKLNEGKHQEALSCYNKAILYDNTNAIYFANRAATYSALQNFEKSIEDCLEAIKRNPNYGKAYTRMGSAYTSLGKFSEAMEAYNKAIELEPNNETFKASLANAERLAAAANNQAPAMPNIPGMPDLGGLDFGSLLSNPAIRGLANNLMSDPKMKEMMDNGDMASLLNNPDLLKMFGNLGKK; this is encoded by the exons ATGGcatcaaataaacaaaaattagCAGTTAgtattttaaactttttaaaagtaTCAATGAAAGAAGATGCAGAGAATGCTGAAAGTTTACAAGTTGCAGTCGAATGTATTAGAGATGTTTTCGGAgtagatgaaaatgattcaaCTTTACAAGTTTCAGCACCATTATCTGAAATTTTCGATAAATTCattggtgaaaataataccaataccaccaccaccaccactaccaccactacaaaactttcaaaagaagaattattaaatcaaactTATAGTGAAATCCCATACGAACTTCttgaatcatttaaacaatttatcACAATTCTTGAACAAAAAGGTGCTTTTGCAAATGAAGATT cATGTGAAACAGTTATTAAAGCAACAAAACAAAAGTTCATGGAAAGTAAAGCAGGTGAAGTTAAAGCTATTGctgaaaaattaaagaatgaaGGTAATGCTAAATTGAATGAAGGTAAACATCAAGAAGCACTTTCATGTTACAATAAAGCAATTCTTTATGATAACACCAACGCTATTTACTTTGCAAATAGAGCTGCCACTTATTCTGCTTTACAAAactttgaaaaatcaattgaagattGTCTTGAagcaattaaaagaaatccAAATTATGGTAAAGCATACACTAGAATGgg ttCTGCATATACATCATTAGGTAAATTCTCAGAAGCAATGGAAGCATATAATAAAGCAATTGAATTAGAACCAAATAATGAAACTTTTAAAGCATCACTTGCCAATGCTGAAAGACTTGCTGCTGCTGCAAACAATCAAGCACCAGCTATGCCAAATATTCCAGGTATGCCAGATTTAGGTGGTTTAGATTTTGGTTCACTCTTAAGTAATCCAGCAATTAGAGGTTTAGCAAACAACTTAATGTCTGATCCAAAAATGAAAGAAATGATGGATAATGGTGATATGGCTAGTCTTCTCAATAATccagatttattaaaaatgtttgGTAATTTAggtaaaaagtaa
- a CDS encoding ubiquitin-conjugating enzyme E2: protein MGPPDTDYENGVFTAVLTFPTDYPLNPPKMKFISEMFHPNVYPNGEVCISILHPPGDDPNHYESSVERWSPVQSVEKILLSVVSMLSEPNIESPANIEAARMWRDNKKQFGEKVRITGKKTLELI from the exons ATGGGCCCACCTGATACTGATTATGAAAATGGTGTTTTTACAGCAGTTTTAACATTTCCAACTGATTATCCTTTAAATCCACcaaaaatgaaattcatTTCAGAAATGTTTCATCCAAATG tatatCCAAATGGTGAAGTTTGTATAAGTATTTTACATCCACCTGGAGATGATCCAAATCATTATGAAAGTAGTGTTGAAAGATGGTCACCTGTTCAATCAgttgaaaaaatattattatctgtTGTATCGATGTTATCTGAACCT aatATAGAAAGTCCTGCAAATATTGAAGCAGCAAGAATGTGGagagataataaaaaacaatttggcGAAAAAGTACGAATAACTGGTAAGAAAACATTagaattaatataa
- the gpaL gene encoding G-protein subunit alpha 12 gives MCTRNKKDITTEYLNSKKIDRELKQESTTLQPLKLLLLGSGECGKSTIFKQIISFQDEATKKEYTPPSDYVIKNIFLNILTATSTFVRVAPSYNIEFSEEENQKIQSILNVFSDLENLDQTVFTSVSDNIKYLWNSKQIQSIYNNTNRIFQLNDSTEYLMSNIDRYSKPFKPTQNDFLRVRVKTTGIVEADFKIEAVPFKLVDVGGQKNQRRKWIHCFQDITCVLFVTSINDYDTLLEEDNSTSRFTDSLELFREMVNSNWFTKSPFVLFFNKIDLFKEKIKRIPVSQHLKDFNGNDHSYEETSQFIKNKFHTTIKNSNKIVYHHFTCALDSRAIEVVFNSIQHSLLMNVAEIL, from the exons atgtgtacaagaaataaaaaagatattacaacagaatatttaaatagtaaaaagATTGATAGAGAATTAAAACAAGAATCAACAACATTACAaccattgaaattattattattaggtaGTGGTGAATGTGGTAAATCAACCATTTTCAAACAAATCATTTCATTCCAAGATGAAGCAactaaaaaagaatatacaCCACCATCTGATTatgtaattaaaaatatatttttaaatattttaacagCAACAAGTACATTTGTTAGAGTTGCACCAAGTTATAATATAGAATTCTCTGAagaagaaaatcaaaaaattcaatcaattttaaatgtattttcagatttagaaaatttaGACCAAACTGTTTTCACATCTGTCtctgataatattaaatatttatggaattcaaaacaaattcaatcaatttataataatacaaatagaatttttcaattaaatgattcaacAGAATa cttAATGAGTAATATTGATAGATATTCAAAACCTTTTAAACCAACccaaaatgattttttaagaGTAAGAGTTAAAACAACTGGTATAGTAGAAgctgattttaaaattgaagcaGTTCCTTTTAA attagttgatgttggtggtcaaaaaaatcaaagaagAAAATGGATACATTGTTTCCAAGATATTACATGTGTTTTATTTGTaacatcaattaatgattatGATACATTATTAGAAGAGGATAATTCAACAAGTAGATTTACAGATTCATTAGAATTATTTAGAGAGATGGTTAATAGTAATTGGTTTACTAAATCAccatttgtattattttttaataaaatagatttatttaaagagaaaattaaaagaataccAGTTTCTCAACatttaaaagatttcaaTGGTAATGATCATTCATATGAAGAAACTTCacaattcattaaaaataaatttcacacaaccattaaaaattcaaacaaaATTGTATATCATCATTTCACTTGTGCTTTAGATTCTCGTGCTATAGAAGTAGTtttcaattcaattcaacattcattattaatgaatgttgcagaaattttataa
- the odhA gene encoding 2-oxoglutarate dehydrogenase E1 component (Similar to succinyl-transferring) codes for MIGLRSISKNKQTINSISKSFYCTSSPSSSSVKLSVTRLIDGYRAHGHLAANIDPLARMERIRSQLLDLDRYNLVKGQSIPSTIDLINQDLTNLDQVVSFLENAYCNDVTAQFDHIESIEEKAWLYEKFEQLQHQNPSKSEKINILKNLIKSEIFDQFMQKKFPTFKRYGLEGNESMMVSCDSIFRESAKNQLKNVVIGMPHRGRLNLLVQMCNYPAKDFFWKVKGNSEFSEGILGVGDVTSHIAVSTDLQFNNNKESVHVSLIHNPSHLEAVDPVAAGKTRAKQFYEKNEGGSESLCLMLHGDAAVAGQGVVTETLQLSQLSGFNIGGCVHVIVNNQIGFTTVPTNGRSNRYSSDIGKFIGAPIIVVNSQSPEQVEKVSRLAVEYRQKFKKDIIIDLIGWRKFGHNEVDEPSFTQPTMYQNIRKRQSIPQKYATQIISQGIFSEQELLEFTQKEQAILEEQFQLSTPENFKYSPMDHLQGKWSGLIQSKHIADDSKLDTGYSVEELSEIANDSVKVPSDFQVHQRLLRSFSNARLEKLKQNQADWATAESMAVGSLMKQGYNVRISGQDVGRGTFSQRHFNLTEQNSDRIYQPLNNMGAKGELDVVNSNLSEFAVLCYEYGYSLESPDTLPIWEAQFGDFINGAQIAIDQFVTSGESKWLRQSGIVILLPHGFDGAGPEHSSCRIERFLQLSDTEAVNVKDDTLINQETNFYFINPSTPANYFHALRRQMIRNYRKPLIVAGPKVLLRHPNCFSTLNEMAPGTHFQTVLSDPDTINNASTIKRVIFCSGKVFYDLQEERKAKNFNDVAIIRLEQIAPFPYQRIQEEINRYSNATKFAWVQEEQQNGGCWSFVEPRFKQRYPQTSQIKYIGRPPLAASAIGISSIHKKEVSQLLIDAFNF; via the exons atgattggattaagatcaatttcaaagaataaacaaacaataaattcaatttcaaagagTTTTTATTgtacatcatcaccatcatcatcaagtgTAAAATTAAGTGTAACAAGATTAATTGATGGATATAGAGCACATGGTCATTTAGCAGCAAATATTGATCCATTAGCAAGAATGGAAAGAATTAGAAGtcaattattagatttaGATCGTTATAATTTAGTTAAAGGTCAATCAATTCCATCAactattgatttaattaatcaagATTTAACCAACCTTGATCAAGTTGTTAGTTTTCTTGAAAATGCATATTGTAATGATGTTACAGCACAATTTGATCATATTGAATCGATTGAAGAAAAAGCATGGCTCTATGAAAAGTTtgaacaattacaacatcaAAATCCATCAAAAtctgaaaaaattaatattttaaaaaatttaattaaatctgaaATTTTTGATCAATTTATGCAAAAGAAATTTCCAACTTTTAAAAG atATGGTTTAGAAGGTAATGAAAGTATGATGGTATCATGTGATTCAATTTTTAGAGAATCAGcaaagaatcaattaaagaatgtTGTAATTGGTATGCCACATAGAGGtagattaaatttattagtaCAAATGTGTAATTATCCAGCAAAAGATTTCTTTTGGAAAGTTAAAGGTAATTCTGAATTTTCAGAGGGTATTTTAGGTGTTGGTGATGTGACAAGTCATATTGCAGTTAGTACAgatttacaatttaataacaataaagaGAGTGTACATGTATCATTAATTCATAATCCATCACATTTGGAGGCTGTAGATCCTGTAGCAGCAGGTAAAACACGTGCAAAACAATTTTATGAAAAGAATGAAGGTGGTTCAGAATCATTGTGTTTAATGTTACATGGTGATGCAGCAGTTGCAGGTCAAGGTGTTGTAACTGAAACACTCCAGCTATCTCAATTGTCTGGATTCAACATTGGTGGTTGTGTACATGTGattgtaaataatcaaattggGTTCACAACCGTTCCAACCAATGGTAGATCCAATCGTTACAGTTCCGATATTGGTAAATTCATTGGTGCACCAATCATTGTAGTAAATTCACAATCACCAGAACAAGTTGAAAAAGTTTCGAGATTGGCCGTTGAATATCgtcaaaaattcaaaaaggATATAatcattgatttaattggatGGAGAAAGTTTGGTCATAATGAAGTCGATGAGCCATCATTCACTCAACCAACAATGTATCAAAATATTCGTAAACGTCAATCTATTCCACAAAAATATGCAACTCAAATCATTAGTCAAGGTATCTTTAGTGAGCAAGAGTTGTTGGAATTCACTCAAAAGGAACAAGCCATTCTCGAAGAACAATTCCAATTATCAACACCAGAGAATTTCAAATACTCACCAATGGATCATTTACAAGGTAAATGGAGTGGTTTAATCCAATCAAAGCATATTGCAGATGATAGTAAACTTGATACAGGTTATTCAGTTGAGGAGTTGAGCGAGATTGCCAATGACTCTGTAAAGGTTCCATCGGATTTCCAAGTTCATCAAAGATTACTTCGTTCTTTCTCAAATGCAAGATTAGAAAAGTTAAAACAAAACCAAGCAGATTGGGCTACCGCAGAGTCTATGGCAGTGGGTTCATTAATGAAACAAGGTTACAATGTTAGAATCTCTGGTCAAGACGTTGGTAGAGGTACTTTCTCTCAAAGACATTTCAATTTAACCGAACAAAATTCTGACCGTATATATCAACCATTGAATAACATGGGTGCCAAAGGTGAATTGGATGTTGTAAATAGTAATCTTTCAGAGTTTGCCGTACTTTGCTATGAGTATGGCTATTCATTGGAGTCACCAGATACACTACCAATTTGGGAGGCACAATTTGGTGATTTCATCAATGGTGCTCAAATCGCAATCGATCAATTCGTTACAAGTGGTGAATCTAAATGGTTACGTCAAAGTGGTATTGTCATTCTTTTACCTCACGGTTTCGACGGTGCCGGTCCAGAGCATTCAAGTTGTCGTATTGAACGTTTCCTTCAATTGAGTGATACCGAAGCTGTAAATGTCAAAGACGATACATTAATCAATCAAGAGACAAACTTTTACTTTATCAATCCTTCAACTCCTGCAAATTATTTCCATGCACTTCGTAGACAAATGATTAGAAACTATCGTAAACCATTGATTGTCGCTGGTCCAAAAGTATTATTACGTCATCCAAATTGTTTCTCAACTTTAAATGAAATGGCACCAGGAACTCATTTCCAAACAGTTTTATCCGATCCTGATACCATCAATAACGCATCCACAATTAAACGTGTCATCTTTTGTAGTGGTAAAGTATTCTATGACCTCCAAGAGGAAAGAAAAGCAAAGAATTTCAATGATGTAGCAATCATTCGTCTTGAACAAATCGCTCCATTCCCATATCAACGTATTCAAGAAGAAATCAATCGTTATTCAAACGCTACTAAATTCGCTTGGGTTcaagaagaacaacaaaatgGTGGTTGTTGGTCATTCGTTGAACCACGTTTCAAACAACGTTATCCACAAACTTctcaaattaaatatattggtAGACCACCTTTAGCTGCTTCTGCAATTGGTATCTCTTCAATTCATAAAAAAGAAGTTtctcaattattaattgatgcttttaatttttaa